From the genome of Ooceraea biroi isolate clonal line C1 chromosome 10, Obir_v5.4, whole genome shotgun sequence:
gtgtgcaatctgccagcagattggcaacagattactgcagaagttgatagcaaattggcatccggtATGTCCacgttaggatagtgatctgccagcggagcctgctaacagactctgacggcagattggcggcagaaaccgagcaggatctgttaacatttgacggcagattgacggcagaaaccgaacagaatctgcagcttttggccattcatattcacgatatatCAAAGcacgtgtttacttttaacacactataaattggcattttatattaccatgtgttaaaagaacgcatttgttcgtttgttaaattaaagtacatttggcttgatgtgtctttctgacagttcgttgcataatctctctcttattgttaatttattctaatccgaagtccgaatttttctttcgaacttcagattgctcgtggcgtgcgtgaactacgtggacgttgtccatgggagcctctgtgccgcaagtgcaaacattttcagaaaaattaatattatcgtgccaaggcgcgtatattaacttatataactgttaggctaaatcttaacatcgagtaagtactcgacgcgtgcaccgcatagcggtgcggagcgaaaacacatatccATAGCCGTGtgaatttgaatactgtcaaaagctgcagatcctgttcggtttctgctgccaatctgccgttagattccgcgcgcgcagatcttgctcggtttctgctgccaatctgccgttagattccgcgtgcgcaaatcttgctcgatttctgtcgacaatccgacttcaagccatgtttgcagattctgctcggtttctgccgccaatctgttcttagattttgtgagcaagctctgttacatttctggcaccaatttgtcgaattaatcgttaataacaacttctggatcaaatttgttgtcttttggctggcaataattgatagcagatagttggcattatctgctttcggcagacttggctatctgggtattagattaattaaaaaattaattaattaattaattaaatttaatttaattattaaatcatcaGAACATTAGGAAGCTCTGGAAGCACGAAGAGCAGCAGTTTTAACACACCTCGCACTTGTCACGTCTGGAATATTTGAAGGAGCAGATATTGCACTCGATATTCGCCTTTTCCCGCACGGTCATGTGGCTCTGCACTTTCTCCTTGTCCACGATGCTCATGTCTATCTTATAATATTGTTCTATCATCTGCTTCTGCTCTTTCGTCATCAGCTCGGTGATCCTCGGCTTACGGTCGTTGTTGTTGCAGCTGCTGCTTGGCGATACCAACGAGGGATTGGTAATTGCGTTCTGCTGATTCACCACGCCAGATAAATTCGGATCCGATTCGGAAGGAGTAACCTCCGGCAGATCCAAAACGGTCATGGAAGACTTCGGATCGTTCGGTACGTCAGCCTCGTTAGACTCGAGATCTTCTCTCTCGTCCGCTTTTTCGAGCAATGATTCTTTTGAAGCACCCTGCTCGAATCTATCCGGTTCATGTGCAGGCAGATTCGACGAGGGAATCCACACCATCGGATTATTCGGACAGCATGAAGACGACTCTTCCTCGTTCGCACATTCCTCCTTGATGTCGAGTTCCTTTTTAACGTCGGGTTCCGCCGGCTCGATCTCGTACAGATAATTTCGTACGGGGTTTTTCTCTTGCGACTCATCCAATTTGGACATTGTCTGTAATGGTATTGAGAGACAGAATAATTAGGATATGGAAGACAGTTCGATGAGCGTAGCATTAATCGCATTATTATTTAGGAAAATGTAACATGGAAGATGCAAAATCCTAAGTAAACAATATActgtttatgaataatattttctcaaCAGGTAATTAAAGAGATCATCAATAGACAATCGAAAATCGTCAGATGCACTCGCAGCTAAAGAGAGAATTTCAAAAAGATTCTATTAcctcccagcaaacacaaagtaacaggtaatatacatgttagttataatttcccactcattaatataaatacgataTAACATatgtgttatgtaacaattacattgttgagtgggaaattataactaacatgtatattacctgttagTTTGTTTGCTGGGCTACGCacaaaataaagtttctctTCTAAAGCTGAAAACTGAAAAGATTAGAATTCCAGATTCTATGCAGCGATACAATTTCGATTATAAAAAAACGAATACTAATAATATGATCCACATGAACACAACTCAATTAACTGTTCTTACATCCAAATTGGTGAGAGAGCTGGATATATGACCCGTGTTCGaagttcttctctttttccattTGCCTGCTGATGGTGCTGTGTTTTCTTTGTTCGCCTCGGCGTCGTTAGCAGCATcatatttccttttcttttcctgcTTTATCTAATTACGAAAAGTTATATTAGGCATTGTGATGAGAAACAGGGAATTGGTTCTTTAAGAGAATGGAATGTAAagtttgtaaaatgtaaaatgtttgTGAGTATTAATAGCGATGTGATAGCTTTCTTTATTTGATCTAAGAATACGCTGGGTGGATTCTGAGGAACTGAGTTCATGAAAATAACAATACAAAAACCCGCGACAAATTGATGACAACATAGTATTATGATTCAAACACTAGACAGACTAGATCAGCTGAGGATATGAAAAACTGAAAACACGCGAGGAAGTCGATGCTCTCAACCGCTCCCGAAATTATCGATGATCGTCGACGTAATATAAATGcagacttttattttatttattattttcgcaacaagcatatatatatagaaacacaaaatatgtaaatgtacGATTGTTCAATCTCGCTtcttttctataataaaccaaataaatatttagggAGTGGAATCCAAGgattaataatgaatagtACTTACATCAGCAGTTAACTTAATCTGGACGTTATGGCAACTCGTACAGAAGTCATCCACAAACTTTATCTTGGCCATGCAAAGTCTACAAATTTGTTGAGGCAGACCATCGTGTTCCGAGATCTAAAATAATccaatacaattttaatgataaagaatttatacttatttattacaaactgaaataaaaatgccgctcacaaaaacaatattaaaaataaagtaacagATAATTCGTAATAGATAATATACCTTTCATCATGTTGATCACGCGTCATCTTTTTATAGCAGcgtaaaaaaggaaatttgcGTTAAAAAAAGAACTTGTGCTTGTGAtttgataaaacaattaaataagaattacAGTCTTAACAATGTTAAATTCTCACAAAATCTACtaagattattattagatgCATAAGCAAGTAATATTTAGATggagtatacagggtgtcccgggttttaaccgacaaactgcgggagcatattctactagtggaaataagaaaaaattcttatatcgagtttgcttagaaatgctttcttacaaagttataaaccaatattgaaaagaaatatcagataagtaacaacggattttttcacaaaaatataaattatctacgcaatgatttagtgacgcatttcaaaatgttgtccttgcacatcgatacaagctagacatcgacgtagtacagaatttgttacggtacgacattcctgaaaattttgttgcatctcagtaaccgaattagtaattcgttgctttaaatcttcaagcgagattacttctgtactgtaaactttattttttaaagttgcccataaataaaaatcaagaggcgttaaatcgggcgatcttggaggccagaaaaccggtcctcctcgaccaatccacctatgagcgtaatgttcatctaaccagtttctagcTTGTCTAGCacagtgcgatggacaaccgtctaactgtatccagctgttttggcgaaactgcagcggcacattttccatcaaaattggtacatgtgaatacacataacataaacatcttcgaccttccaaattctacactatgttccgttgtacttatctcatatttcttttcaatattggtttataactttgtaagaaagcatttctaagcaaactcgatataagaattttttcttatttccactagtagaatattcATCAGTATACAATGCacgcaattatatttattatatttatataatttcaataatataataaatacaatgatgcgcgcatataaatattaataagcaTTAATTGTGCTTACtacgttattatttatatttctgaagAATAGTAAACGACAGAGGATTGATTGCGAAATACAAAACTACGTTCCTAAATCTCTCCAATATGTCACTTTGCTAAAATTGAGCGCAGAATAAAGTAAAGAAGACGTCTCAAAAATATCGTACCTTTATTAAGAGAAGAATGGAATCTTTAAACAAGTGTGTCTCTAAGTGAGAATTGTATTCTACATACGTCGCTTACCAATTACGCGATCATTAATAACATGAATATTTTCGTCGAAGAGAAGGAATTTTATCTGATTATACATGTACAAAATAGTGCGTGTTGCTTATCGTTTAACTTAGGTATAAAGaagatttcaattaattattaattacaatattaattaagcgGCTAATTATAATCTCGCTTGCAGCAGAGCGTGTGCTATAGTAGTCGCACAGCAGAAATCTtccttttcttaatatttataattaactcGTAGTTTACAATATCCAATTATAATTCATGCTTTGTTGTCACGTTCTGTCTAGCtctcttaatttaattaaaaacaaatcactatttataatgtatttattaaacgtaATCATACTTTCTTCGCGCGATagattgatttttaatatcaaaaatttggATCAAGGCACTTGGACTATCCTTACATCAGTTTTATATCAGTATTACTGAACAAAATATACGTGacatatacattttacaaaacgtatatatatgtacattttgttcattaaatatatatacatttaatgaattatattGGATTATAACAAAAGTAGCGttgcttaatttttttaattaaaaaaatgataaattttggAAAGATGGAATCATGAAGCTATCACAAAGATAGCAAATGTTAGTAGAACAAGATGGTGTATAtgtatttgaataaatatttatgcacatgtatatatgCTTGGAATTTCGCTTAAATAATGCTACGAACTTTGGTTATAACCCAATAGTTATTCTTATACCTTTCTACATATAATCATGcatatacttttaatataatgatgGTTAATGTAAAAGGTATTCCAAAAAATGATCGAAAAGCCTGATTCGAGAGGCGTCAtcacaattttgttttttcatgAACACAACATGTATAAAGACATAGAAAATATCTCCGTGGGATTATTGGTTTGGAAGCCCTATCCCTGGTCATATGCTCTGCATGCTCATTGAATTCACAAATTCATAATAaagttatgtaattattatcctcggattattatattcttgGCTGTGAACAGGCATAAAAAAAGCAATATCTAtgttaaagttatattaaGATCTAATGGATACTATCCAAATATTCACTGTTCTCagaaaaggaaatatttaAGGATAAGAcgtgtacataatttttttattatcaatctGGATTCATAATTATTGAGATTGATATTCactagaaatataataatatattgatatttctgTAAATATTCGAATGGAATCAAACGTGCCGAGAAACCATTCCATGCACGTCCGAAAATCGATGATCAACTATCATCCAAAGACAAAAACAGGAGAAAGCAATTACGGAACTGCAAAGAAAGTTTATTCGTGGATCTTAATCGATTTTAATTCTGGAAATAAGTTTTTTAAGGGAAATGTATGCGTGGAAAGAGTAGAACTTAATTCTTGTAGAGGAAAGGGAAGACGTATTACTACGGTTATTGCTAAAGCTAAGAAGAACGTCAGAGACGATCCGGGGAATTCGGTGAAGCACTAGGACATGGTGCACCATCGTCATTCTGCTTTTCGCACAACTCCGCCGTAAACGTCCTCGGCATATTCCGTCTATTTTTCGTCTCTCTCACGCAGACTTCGATATCGGGAGAACCGGAGACAAAGGCCGTCATGCTTGAGCAATCGTCTATCTACCATGGTCTCTCGCTACGTGTCCAGTCTCGGAATTTCGCTCTCCGACCGTTCGCAATCATCGTATCCGTAGACCTCTATGAAAATCTTTAGTCTTTTCTGTTCTCTCCAGTGATGATCTCTCATCACCATTGGGTCTTCACACCGCTATTTCTCGTTAGCGGACGCGTTCAACGCGGTCGCCTCGGCAACGGTTTTTCGCTTGCCAGTCTTCTCCTCGAAGTGTCGCTTGCGGTGCACTTTCATGTTATCGCGCCGGTTGAACTTCTTACCGCACTCCGGGCACGCGTGCCTCTTTTCGCCATGCACGTGGCGGTGGGCGGCCAGGTGGCTGGCTTGCGCGAAGCGCGCGCCGCACTCTTGGCATACGTGCTTGCGCAGACCTTCGTGCTTCAGCAAATGCTCGTTGAGGAACGCCTTGGACGCGTAGCGGTTGTTGCAAATGTGGCACACGAACGGCTTGGGATTGGAGTGCTGCATCACGTGCGCCTTGTACTTGGAGGAGACCTTGAACGTTTTCCCGCACGTTTCGCACGTGTACGTGGTCGCGTGACGCGTCTTGATGTGCTCGTTCAGCACCGCCAGGCTCGAGTAGAGATTGTAGCAGAAGCGACAGCGGAAGTTCCGCCGCTTCTTCATGTGAACGCTCGCGATGTGGCCGAGCAACCGCGTGCGGAACGGGAACACCTTACCGCAGTACTCGCAGGCGAGATTCTGCGGCGGCAGGTGCGACTTCATGTGGATCTGCAGCGACACCTTGTGGTGGTAGCTCTGCCCGCAATCCGTGCAGCTATACGGGCGCACCCCTTTGTGAACGTTGTCGTGCTCGGCTAGATAAAACTTGGACTTGAACCGCTTCGGGCATTTCGGGCACTGTATCGGCCTGGGGTTCGTGTGCGAGCATCGGATGTGCTTCATCACGTCGGACTTGCAGACGAACTTGGCACTGCAGACTACGCAGGTGTACTGCTTGATACCGAGGTGCGTCTTCACGTGCACCGTGCACTTGTCGCGACGCTCGTAGAACTTGCGGCAGAGTTTGCACGCGTAGCCGGTCTGCTCGTTCATCACCTGCTCCACGTTGTCGTCCACCTTGATCTCCTCACCGTCGATCCTGAAGAGCTCCTCGGGGTGCGTAGCCTCTAATCGTTGCTCCAATTCCACCAGGTCCTTCAGCttggccgccgccgccgcgccaTTGCCGCTCTTCGCGGACGTGCCGCTGAGGATGTTGTTGACGATATCGTTCACCTCCGTGCTGTCCTCGCTGCGCAGCAGATCCATGATCACCGTGTCGACCAGGCAGTAGCCCTGATCGGgtaaaactcgcgcgcgcaccgtTATTACATCGTCGTTCTGCTTTTTGCACAGCTCCACCGTAAAGCTAATGTCCTCGGCGTCGCTGTTCCGATTTTTCGTCTCTTTCACGGAGACCTCGATATCGGGAGAACCGGAGACGATCGTCAGCAACTTGTTCAATGCCGAGGTCGGCAACTGAATCGTCGATGGATCGTGCTGCGAGCTTTGCGTGTCCATATCCGTGTCGATTTCCTCAACGTTGCTGTTTGCGGATCGAGTCTGCTCCACGATGTCGCGACTCCTCAGCCTACTCCGCATTTTCTCGTTGTCCGTGGTGGGCGACGAGTCCGCGCTCTGCCTGCTTCTGAGCCAGCGGGTCGGCGACATTTCCGTACTCTGGCCATGATTCCGCGCGCTCTTTTCCGCGTTAGTCCCGTTGCTGTATTTGGAAGATTGCGCTTGCTGCTGCTGACTGCGGAGGCTTCTTGGCGCAGGAGTTTTGGAGGTGGAAGGCCTCTTTTTCTGCTGCTCTATCGAGACGACGACCACGCCGACTACACCCTGGCTTTCCTCGGGTTCATTGCTATTGGAATCAAGAGCTTTTTCAATACTGTTCTTATTGTCCAACGACGATGTGCCTGCCGACGAAGTTGAGTCTTCATCCTTTATTTCTACCTGGAGAGAGATTCAATTAAAAACGTACAAGTGGGTACCAGCATAAGCTATTATTACTTCAATGATAGCGCGAGTGAGTCTAACAGCAATTGGAAAAGGAAATTCTCATAAATtactggatattttatttaaatatttttacattgataatactttatattctACTTGCACTTTCCAATGAAATCTAAGTATAATAAGTTTTATGAAGctcaatattaaacaataaataataataatatagtttcACAGCATATGCTTACTGTATTACATTATCGTCacagtatataataatttttactatgttgattatattacattttttctctctctatttgaAATTAATGCGAAATAAAAGAGCTGATTATAACATGATCCAGTAGCATGGTGAAAGAGCGATAGAGCGGTAGAtgagatataaatatgtacagaGACTTACAGACTCTGTTACTACTGGCTGCGGATTGTACCGATCGCGTAACACCTGTTGGGTACGCAGACACTCCTCTTGGAAGTCGCAAACGAATTCGAGCTTGCCCAGACATTGTACACAGATCGCCTTAGGCAGAGGATCCTTCTCATCTATCTGTGATTCAGAACAAAAGTAACTAAGTACTTGAAAGCATGTTTGCGAGGCTTAGAAAGAAACATTATCTGATAGTTACCCCATatgctctttttttataaagtgtCAGTCATTacgaattattaaatgattaattaaatgtgcAAGTTACAAGGTATGTATGCTACCGCTCTGCTCTATAGATACACCATATACAGTTAGATACATAGCCATTGCTATCTGGTACCCACTAAACTCCAAAGCTACATACCGGAGGCCGCAGTTGTTGAGAGAGAGACTTAGATTTACGTTTGATCCACACTTACAATTTTGAGCAAAGTCCATGTCAGAAAGATTCAGAAAAGTAATTTGTACAAATGTAAAGTTAATTTGTATAACAGCCGTAAGGCACTTGCGTATTCAAGAATCACTGTAAAATTTTGTCTCGTGCATCAGTATTGACAGATTGCAAACATCTTCCCGACAAGAATCCTACAGGAAGTTCTGCAGAAGCTAATCGATAAAATAGTTTGTGTACATTAGCATCTATAAATCAATTCGGGTAAGTCATACCGATTGCCAATATTGGAGCGACGTGATAACAGATTTAAACGTGCAAATTTGATTCTCGCTGTGCTAATGACATTATTGGACCTAACAAGACTGTTAATCACATAAAGAACTAACGTGTCATGTCATTCTTCAGTTTGCTTCAATTTGCAATTACAAATATACACATCtgtttaaattttgctaaaaaaactCGGCATAAACTTCTCGGTCGGCCCAATAATTTCTTTAGTTTTTAATATACAGCATATACAtagatacaattttatttttatttatttttactcggCTAAGGGCCGCTTTGTTGATCTTTCAACGAAAGAGACGGAAAGGAGAGGAAAATTAGCATAGTACAGAGACGAGCTCAGCCAGGTGTAACTTCGATGACTTACAAAAAGCAGCTTTTGTTCTTTGTTAGTAGTACATCTTGCGGAAATCGTGAAAAGCCGtacacgcgtgcgcgcatTTTCTTATTCTCGAGTTGTGTGTCTAATAAATCACGAGAACGCAGATTCATTCGCGTGGGCAAATTTCGGGAAGCGTTTGAGCGGCAGAAGCTCCTCGGACGAAGCGATCGACCCCAGGCGTAACTGGATATCAATAAGCCCGCCGTCTCAGCGAAAAGCGCCGCGCGGGGAAACGCTTCTTCGAGCGGAATGTCGGCGTTTCGCGGTGTCGGCGTAAACGCACGGCGTAAAAtaacgcgccgcgacgcgcgagAAGCGTGACGGGAACGCCAAGGCGCGCGTTGCTCGTACATGCGGTGGGCCGAGGGAGGCCCGCGACTTTTAGCAACGACGAGAGGGAACGAGGCGCCGGGAAGCGCGGAAAAGCGGGAGAAGGCGTGGAAAGGAGTGTTCACCGCTCCGCTGGCCCGGTCGTTTTCCGTTTCGCGGTCCCTCGCGCGCACCCCCGTAACGGAGCAAAGAGAGAGGGTGGTTGTCGAGCGTGAGGGCAACGCCACGCGCGGCCATAGCACTCACTTGTATGTTGATTTTTGTGTGGATCTTGCGGCCCAGGAAGCGCTTGACGCCCTCCTCGCCGAACACGTCGATGTAAATCCTCTCGTACTGGCCGCAAAGCCTGCACATCTTCGCGTCGTCCCCCTTGCCCCCGTCCATCGTCGATTAGTCGATCGGCGTAGACGCCCGCTCAGATACGAACTCGACTACTTGAACGTGACAACCGACGATGACGGACCCACGCCCGCCGCCCGTCTCGCGCCGTTTAAACGCTACCGCACCGACGACGCGATGCCGTCCGCCCGCCGCGTAAACGCTCCTGCCTCCCGGGTACAGCGTGCGTCGTCGCGAGATCCCCCTCTGGCACGCGGCGGTGCTCTTCCGGTTGCGTCGCTGGATATGCGCGTGAATGGGAAGTCGACGCGTAGAACAAGGGGCGAGAACATGGACTTGGAGCCGATTACATCGGCGTTACTACTTGCCAGCAATGGCCCGGAGTTACCACGggtaaagtcactagatagataaagtaccgcaatcgtccgccattttaattccGACTACACGGCGTTTTCATCACAATTATGTTCTCTTCACATCTATCACAATACGTAACCTTTCTCAATGGAGATACAACGCAACGctgcttatattatatattaaatagatatattgaaaaatattcttaataaattttatattattattatttattatttagctttaacaatattatagtatatatacataaaaatatattagtatgtatacatactatgtttacgctggcgatgcttatgttattagcacgttcttatcattttgatcgatgagttcttaatgttattaaaatacaaacaataacttagtttttaatttttgcaaaaatatgaactcgtcagattaaaaatggcattttttaaaaacaatggttaatttttgttcataactgcaaatgattctttgatagtcaatacattatttattaaactagatttcgaaaacaccttaattttatattttaggttttgaatttgtaagaattcgcctgtgtgcgccgcgccgcctccgtccactaaagtcactagatagataaagtaccgcaatcgtccgccattttaattccGACTACACGGCGTTTTCATCACAATTATGTTCTCTTCACATCTATCACAATACGTAACCTTTCTCAATGGAGATACAACGCAACGCTGCTTCGTAGAATTGCACTTAGTGTGTTGATAAGTTGCATGTTTGCACTAAATACACTTCCAACGCCATTTTTATTCCACGTATTTTACCACGGATTGCGGTGCTTAtcaatctagtgactttaaCCACGGGAGAGTAAAGCccggtgtccacgatgctagaaatcggttcGAGATCTCGGTCcgagaaatatgtagccaatcaacttgcactTTTACGAAAAAGccgcaagttgattggctacatatttctcggaccgagaactcggaccgatttctagcatcgtggacaccggGCTTAACCGCGCTCGAGTCAGACCAGCGCTGCCATCTCCCCAACGTGCATACGTACGTTCACGTTACGCGCGCGGCAGCAGCCAATCAGCGCCAGAGTTGAAGAAAAACACTAGTAGCTAAAGATGGCTGAAGAGCAACCTGATTGGCTGAGAAGCCACGAAAGCGCTTTTATCGTTGCAGCGCGTTCTGCATATGgccagagagaaacctgagagcggccaccagcctccacgggcacatttcctgacgtttgacgcgccgcctgacaaagtggacgtgaactagttcgttacgctcggtaatgatacatgattcgtgtccaaactattcacaaggaagctttcccatgtaaactctactttcgaacgagtcatagtgcgttcgaaagggaaggtaaaaatattaatgtcgtgttcgagggtttgggtgtatgagccttggtttcggagaaatttacatctaaaagtgagcattttccagcggtacggaaAGTATCATGAATAGCTGCCATTCGGCGTGAAGCGCGGTAGtccagtggctaagcgcgagactcgtattttgccatccgctcaagttgggttcgagaccgagttgtgataatttttttttcttcggatttttgtttctttgtgtttgcattatatttttttattatgtaaataatgatttattatgttttattatattttggaggtatacgtatataatgagacataaacatatacatttaacatttgtaaactttttatttatttatatagtttgtatactgtcgagtgtttatttattataaaattctgactcattaaaaaaaaagtgtcacaacctctgtgcctatgactgtacagtgttgcggatggaaaatttatataaaagcataaatgcttttatataaattttcatccgcaacactgtacagttatgtcagaattttataataaataaacactcgacagtataaaaactatataaataaataaaaagtttacaaatgttaaatgtatatgtttatgtctcattatatacgtatatctccaaaatataataaaacataataaatcattatctacataataaaaaaatataatgcaaacacaaagaaagaaaaatccgaaaaaaaattatcacaactcggtctcgaacccaatTTGCCCAGATGGCAAAATAtgagtctcgcgcttagccactggaCTACCGCACTTCACGCCGAATCGTAGCTGTTAATGGTATGTACTTTcccgtaccgctggaaaatgctcacttgtatcattaccgagcgtaacgaactagttcacgtcgactttgtcaggcggcgccaaatgtcaggaggctggtggccgctctcaggtttctctctgataTGGCCCTAGggattgtattatatatataacctGTTGTGCAGATCTAATTTATTGCAACGGTTTttcgttaatataattaaaaacactCCAATATATATTTGGAGAAAATACATTTAGGTACGATCGACGAAATGGGTAAAGAAAACGAACCGGACGGcacgaagaagaggaggaaatCGGTGAATACAAGCAGTGGAACGTCAGTGAAAGACGGAGACATGTACAAGGTATAACAATCGAAAGGAtcgcataattatttacatatcttatgaatataattatactcaGAAAATGAATCACATATTCCTTCTGTTCCGTAAAGTACATGCAACGTGTAATTCATTTTAGACAATAATTAGCAACGAAGAGAAGGAAGCTATCGAGAGGCTTCCTGATGATGATTCCGAATGTTTCTTGACTACGTGCAACAATATTCGAGCAGCGATGGCCAAGATAGCCAAGTTAAAAGCTAGCGGAGATTCAAATGTACGTAACAGAGTCAccacaaatatttcatttattatttaaaatattttatcacgaaGCATTAGTCTATTTGTTCTATTATCTTGTCTGAAACTTATCAAAACATTCCAGGTGAAGGATGAGATCCACGAGCTTCAAGTCCAGACATCTTTGGCTTTCATAGAATTGAAGAAGCTAA
Proteins encoded in this window:
- the LOC113562852 gene encoding zinc finger protein 182-like; the protein is MDGGKGDDAKMCRLCGQYERIYIDVFGEEGVKRFLGRKIHTKINIQIDEKDPLPKAICVQCLGKLEFVCDFQEECLRTQQVLRDRYNPQPVVTESVEIKDEDSTSSAGTSSLDNKNSIEKALDSNSNEPEESQGVVGVVVVSIEQQKKRPSTSKTPAPRSLRSQQQQAQSSKYSNGTNAEKSARNHGQSTEMSPTRWLRSRQSADSSPTTDNEKMRSRLRSRDIVEQTRSANSNVEEIDTDMDTQSSQHDPSTIQLPTSALNKLLTIVSGSPDIEVSVKETKNRNSDAEDISFTVELCKKQNDDVITVRARVLPDQGYCLVDTVIMDLLRSEDSTEVNDIVNNILSGTSAKSGNGAAAAAKLKDLVELEQRLEATHPEELFRIDGEEIKVDDNVEQVMNEQTGYACKLCRKFYERRDKCTVHVKTHLGIKQYTCVVCSAKFVCKSDVMKHIRCSHTNPRPIQCPKCPKRFKSKFYLAEHDNVHKGVRPYSCTDCGQSYHHKVSLQIHMKSHLPPQNLACEYCGKVFPFRTRLLGHIASVHMKKRRNFRCRFCYNLYSSLAVLNEHIKTRHATTYTCETCGKTFKVSSKYKAHVMQHSNPKPFVCHICNNRYASKAFLNEHLLKHEGLRKHVCQECGARFAQASHLAAHRHVHGEKRHACPECGKKFNRRDNMKVHRKRHFEEKTGKRKTVAEATALNASANEK